The following are encoded in a window of Onthophagus taurus isolate NC chromosome 3, IU_Otau_3.0, whole genome shotgun sequence genomic DNA:
- the LOC111429566 gene encoding angiotensin-converting enzyme-like, with the protein MFKQNKSVSTLFFVIILTIFFDVTNNAEHKFSTDEEFLNFLSTEYEKNQTEECKLLNFAGYNYNVHLTDENEELLTKTTLKNGLSTEYFYKKYFEGLNPNSFNSEILKRQLKFLTKVGDVALPKSKFKQLVQIINSMTAIYGKAKVCPFTKQKCTLKTEGLSQDDLDFIMANSTNVEELEYLWQAWRIATGRKVKKSFNDYVKLKNQAAVLNGFKDEGDFWRYDYEIPNMEKVMEELWLSLEPLYLQLHTYVLRKLSAFYGKKINVKDGLLPAHITGNNYAQSWEYLNKIVKPFPNAEEIDVTKILKSKNFTILKLFETANEFYTSMGLDDMSMAYGPKAMLDKIENREVVCHASAWDMCDPPDYRISMCTEINKENFRVIHHELGHIQYYIQYSKQLYSFRNSANAGFHEAIGDSIVLSVMNPDHLKKIGLIDSNYKSSYESNINYLMEQALEDIPNFPFTYLVDRWRWDVFKGKTKLDEINNLWWFYRKNVQKVKPPIPRGPLDFDPGSKFHIIGDTEYMPYFIANVIKFQIYKGLCIAAGEFDPNKKKKSLFECDFYGSKIAGEKMKMGLQVGSSIHWSKTLQMMSGQSTMNTSAIYDYFEPLINYLKAENLKFNK; encoded by the exons atgtttaaacaaaataaatctgtgagtacacttttttttgttataattttaacaatttttttcgatgTAACAAATAACGCCGAACACAAATTTTCTACCGATGaagaattcttaaattttctttcaacCGAATATGAAAAGAACCAAACCGAAGAATGCAAGCTTTTAAATTTTGCTGGATATAATTATAACGTTCATTTAACTGATGAAAACGAAGAactttta acaaaaacaacattaaaaaatggattatCAACCGAATATTTCTACAAAAAATACTTTGAAGGTTTAAATCCGAACTCATTTAACTCCGAAATTTTAAAACgccaattaaaatttttaacaaaagtaGGAGATGTAGCATTACCCAAAAGTAAATTCAAACAACTCGTTCAAATCATAAACTCAATGACCGCAATATACGGAAAAGCCAAAGTTTGCCCATTCACCAAACAAAAATGTACCTTAAAAACTGAAGGATTATCCCAAGATGATCTCGATTTTATTATGGCTAATTCAACGAATGTCGAAGAATTAGAGTATTTATGGCAAGCATGGAGAATTGCAACCGGAaggaaagtaaaaaaatcatttaacgattacgttaaattaaaaaatcaagctGCAGTTTTAAATGGGTTCAAAGATGAAGGTGATTTTTGGAGGTACGATTACGAAATTCCCAATATGGAGAAAGTCATGGAAGAATTATGGTTGAGTTTAGAACCGCTTTACTTACAATTACACACTTACGTTTTAAGAAAACTTTCTGCGTTTTACGggaaaaaaattaacgttAAAGACGGATTACTTCCCGCGCATATAACGGGAAATAATTACGCGCAAAGTTgggaatatttaaataaaattgttaaaccgTTTCCTAATGCTGAAGAAATCgatgtaacaaaaattttaaaatcaaaaaattttacgattttaaaGCTTTTTGAAACCGCGAATGAGTTTTATACTTCAATGGGGTTAGATGATATGAGTATGGCGTATGGGCCAAAAGCAATGTTGGACAAGATCGAAAATAGAGAAGTTGTGTGTCATGCCTCGGCGTGGGATATGTGCGATCCACCCGATTATCGTATTAGTATGTGCAcggaaattaataaagaaaattttcgggTTATCCACCACGAATTAGGCCACATTCAATATTATATCCAATATAGTAAACAACTCTATAGTTTTAGAAACTCTGCAAATGCCGGGTTTCATGAAGCTATTGGTGATTCAATTGTACTATCGGTTATGAATCcggatcatttaaaaaaaatcggattAATCGattcaaattataaatcaagtTATGAgagtaatattaattatttaatggaACAAGCTTTGGAGGATATCCCAAATTTTCCATTTACTTATCTGGTGGATAGATGGCGGTGGGATGTTTTTAAGGGAAAAACTAAATTGGAtgaaatcaataatttatggTGGTTTTATCg taaaaatgtacaaaaagtTAAACCTCCAATTCCAAGAGGACCATTAGATTTTGATCCAGGTTctaaatttcatattattgGAGATACAGAGTATATGCC ATATTTTATAGCAAATGTAATAAAGTTTCAAATATATAAAGGACTGTGTATAGCAGCTGGTGAATTCGatccaaataaaaagaagaaatctttGTTTGAATGCGATTTTTATGGATCTAAAATTGCCGGAGAAAAGATgaa gATGGGATTACAAGTAGGAAGTAGTATTCATTGGAGTAAAACTTTACAAATGATGTCCGGTCAATCAACAATGAATACTTCAGCGATTTATGATTATTTCGAACCGTTGATTAACTATTTaaaagcagaaaatttaaaatttaataaataa
- the LOC111414520 gene encoding angiotensin-converting enzyme-like — MNKNLHFLILINLLTFISATFRSEDDFETFLLGEYEKNQTQMCYDYNVANWEYSLDINNSTKEDIYNQQSSSFTKTSKFFYDNYFKDLHKLKLTKEFTRRHANVLTKLADAALEDDEYEELTDIINEMTAIYSKATVCPYKRKICDLKLSGLPLEPDIEEIFAKSKDLKELSYYWAQYRRQTGFKIRPMFKRYVELKNKIAKSDNYSDFGEYWRSEFEIPHLDVIVDNLWNEIKPLYDELHFYVLNKLKKFYGDKIDVSDGLIPAHLTGNIHAQTWINILPKILPFPDSPLIDLTTSLKNQNYTVLNMFKTANEFFTSLNLEDMSMAFGPKGVIEKSSKTKMICHPMAWEFCRNDDFRISVCAQVNQHDFFLIHHELGHIQYYLQYKNQPVTFKDAPNPAFHEAIGDVIVLSVMTPQHLMKIGLLNEDYKITNETTINNLISLAVNYVTMLPYALILDKWRWDVFSGTISEDKWNDAWWNYRKSFQKIKPPVGRNTKDFDPGSKYHVAADTQFISYFLATIMEFQIYKGICIKAGQYHPDVPFTAPLHECDFYNSTKAGELLKSALELGSSKDANYILKILTGESKISAKPLLEYFQPLKEFLMKENQNYKKKGRKLNLNKKGKYSK; from the exons atgaacaaaaatcttcattttttaatattaattaatttattaacatttatttccGCCACATTTCGTTCGGAAGATGATTTCGAAACCTTTTTATTGGGCGAGTACGAGAAAAATCAAACGCAGATGTGTTACGATTATAACGTCGCCAATTGGGAGTATAGTTTAGATATAAACAATTCAACGAAAGAagatatttat aaTCAAcaaagttctagttttacgaaaacatctaaatttttttatgacaatTACTTTAAAGATCTTCacaaattaaagttaacaaaaGAATTTACAAGAAGACATGCAAACGTTCTTACTAAACTTGCAGATGCTGCTTTAGAAGACGACGAGTACGAAGAA tTAACAGATATTATAAACGAAATGACAGCCATTTACAGCAAAGCTACAGTTTGTCcatataaaagaaagatttGTGATTTAAAACTTTCTGGGTTACCTTTAGAACcag acATTGAAGAAATTTTTGCTAAATCCAAAGATTTAAAAGAACTTTCATATTATTGGGCGCAATATCGACGACAAACTGGATTCAAAATAAGACCAATGTTTAAAAGATACGttgaattaaagaataaaattgcgAAATCGGATA attattcCGACTTTGGAGAGTATTGGCGAAGCGAATTCGAAATACCTCATTTAGATGTAATCGTTGATAATCTTTGGAACGAAATTAAGCCTTTGTACGatgaattacatttttacgttttaaacaaactcaaaaaattttatggcgATAAAATAGATGTTTCGGATGGATTAATTCCGGCTCATTTAACTG GTAACATTCACGCCCAAACTTGGATAAACATCCTTCCAAAAATCCTCCCATTTCCCGATTCGCCCTTAATCGATCTAACAACATCCCTTAAAAACCAAAATTACACCGTTTTAAACATGTTTAAAACGGCAAACGAATTCTTCACCTCTCTAAATTTAGAAGATATGTCAATGGCTTTTGGACCAAAAGGTGTAAttgaaaaatcatcaaaaaccAAAATGATTTGTCACCCCATGGCTTGGGAGTTTTGCCGAAACGATGATTTTCGAATCAGTGTATGCGCGCAAGTTAATCAAcacgatttctttttaatccaTCACGAATTGGGGCACATACAGTATTATTTGCAATACAAAAATCAACCGGTTACGTTCAAAGATGCCCCAAATCCAGCTTTTCACGAAGCAATCGGTGATGTTATCGTGTTATCGGTGATGACACCGCaacatttaatgaaaataggATTATTAAATGAAGATTATAAGATAACTAATGAAACgaccattaataatttaatttccctAGCTGTAAATTATGTTACAATGTTACCTTACGCCTTAATTTTGGATAAATGGCGATGGGATGTTTTTAGTGGAACAATTAGCGAAGATAAATGGAACGATGCTTGGTGGAATTAtag GAAAAGCTTCCAAAAAATTAAGCCACCAGTCGGTAGAAATACCAAGGATTTCGATCCAGGAAGTAAATACCACGTGGCCGCTGATACCCAATTTATATC ttattttttagcAACTATAATGgagtttcaaatttataaaggAATATGTATAAAGGCTGGGCAATATCATCCTGATGTTCCATTCACCGCTCCTTTACACGAatgcgatttttataattcaacTAAAGCTGGGGAATTATTAAA atcagCTTTAGAACTTGGTTCAAGTAAAGACgctaattatattttaaaaatattaactgGCGAATCAAAAATATCAGCGAAACCGCTTTTGGAATACTTCCAACCGCTCaaagaatttttgatgaaagagaatcaaaattacaagaaaaaaggacgaaaattaaatcttaacaaaaaaggaaaatactccaaataa